Genomic window (Rhinatrema bivittatum chromosome 9, aRhiBiv1.1, whole genome shotgun sequence):
tatcaaattggtttacagtagttagcaaatattcatttaaaaatatttgcatttccaaaggaagaaaggaagtagatacatagtttcataatgtaaataaataaaatagtaaactaaaaatagtaggctaaataataataaattttagACAGTTAGAAATAAGAGTAAGTaaagataataaaaaatatatacattaccttggtatgaGATCATTAGATTGAGATCATTATgttaacagctcttggaaggcttgtttaaaaagccaagttttaatgccctttttaaataatttgatgtctgcttctaatcgtaattcctgtggaatggaattccatagttggggtccagcaatagagttctttctcttacattatttagatgtgCAATTTTAAGGGAAGGAATTGGCAacatccctgttccggttgatctaGTGATTTTTGAAGGGATgtggaaatgaagtgatgaagttagccattctattttttcattgtagagggttttatgaattagggacAAGATTTtgtgctgggccctgtatttgaccagtagccagtggagttcttttaatattggggtgatatgttcagatcttctagttcctgtcaaaagtttagctgctgagttctgcagcagttgcaatggtcttgtggTATTTGCGGGTAGGCCTAAAAATAGTAAATTGCAGTGGTCTAGTCTTGATAAGACAAgtgttatgtatgtattttaaattCTTAAAGTTTCAAAGTGTAttcaaaaaagtttaaaaatctcATCCAACCTGAAGAAAATGTGAATTACTTAGTGTACAGTGAGTTATTAGAAAGTTTGTGACACTAATAAATGACTAGTATTTACGATTCTCCCTCAAATCAAATGCATGTGCCCTAAGGGCAGGTGACAGTAACAGTAGTGTGTGGATATGGAAAGAAACTGTCAGCAAAAAGTTTACTTGGTTCCTCTAAGTGTTTGAAATTTTTACAATTGAAAGCTGGCAGCCCTAATTGTGTCCTTATACAGATCTGGAGAAAATTTGTTTAAACACTGCAGACGTCTTCAAAATCAGTTTGTGGAACACTTCAATGAACCTAGAAAAATCAGAAATGTGCATCTGATCATTTTTCTCAAAATCATATGAAGAAATTTGAAGCAGTTTTTGTCAGCTTGCAGATCTGCTTTTAAATTTCTTTCAAATCTTTCCCAAATCTCTAAATAAAATCTGATAGGTTTCCCAGGAAAATCAGAAAATTCTGTTTAATTTGAACCAGAAATCTACCAGATTAAAGTTTGCACATTTCTCTATTTGAGTAATCTTCCACTTGGGGCCTGATTTACCTTCTTGGTATCTAGGCCAGGGCTGAAAAGGAGGTTGCAGGGCAGGGCTGTCCTGAGGATGTGCTACCTATTGTGCAGCCTCTCTGTCAAGTGCTAGTCAGTCTGAGCAgcaacttcataagaacataagaaattgccatgctggatcagaccaagggtccatcaagcccagcatcctgtttccaacagaggccaaaccaggccacaagaacctggcaattacccaaacaccaagaacatcttatgctattgatgcaattaatagcagtggctatttcctaagtaaacttgattaatagccgttaatggacttcttctccaagaacttatccaaaccttttttgaacccagctacactaactacactaaccacatcctctggcaacaaattccagagcttaattgtgcgttgagtgaaaaagaattttctccaatttgtcttaaatgtgctaacttcatagaatgccccctagtccttctattatccgaaagtgtaaataaccgattcacatctactcgttcaagacctctcatgatcttaaagacctctatcatatcccccctcagccgtctcttctccaagctgaacagccctaacctcttcagcctttcctcataggggagctgttccatcccctttatcattttggttgctcttctctgtaccttctctattgcaattcAATTCAGACCTGCACACTTAAAGGCTCGGGGTGGGCCTTTGGTAATCCTGTAGTGCTCCAAATGCTGCTGGCCTGCCCCTTCACATTTGGAGGGGTGGGTCTGACAGGATGTTACTATCCACACTGAGTGGTGCTTAGAAGCAATTGCCGCTGGGACTAAGGTACCCCTTTCAGTCTGGCACACCTAGGCAGCTGCATGCCCTGCATAGTGGGAAATCCATCTGCTTCCTACTGTGTGCTAAGACTtttatatttaaatgaaaatagcGTATTAAGCCAAATTAATGTGTCCTAAAATTTGATTCATGCTGTGAATGATAATGAGAGAGGAAAACGTAACTTTGGTAGTCTGTCCAAGATGATATTCTGTCATTCTAGGAAACCTATAGTTCTTATGAAGCACTcctttgattttttatttatattttaaaatccttactgtGACAGTTGATGCCTCCTGaataaaatttttatttaaacatttctacTCACCTCATCATAAAATTTGTTTATCTCAAGGTGAGAGAGAACAAAAAAGGTCACATAAAAGTAACAATAACCAagcataaaataattaaaaaaaagtttacaattacataacaattataaaaataacataaGCATCGTAAAAATGTCTAAAATGGCCCACTCACAAAAAATTGGTACTGAAAATTGTGTGTAATGCTGAAGCTTCTGTTCTGCAGCATTTGAGCAGAGTTAGTCCTCAAGGTACTATGATGTGGTGATCCGATTACATGCCAGAACAGTCCCAAGCCCAAACTTGTCTCCTCCATTGTCCTCTCACTATTGGGATATAAAAATATTCACTaagaagaaaaaattaaattttccctatggggagtgaatgggaggcgGTAGAGGATGCCAAAATCACTCCCTGGGGCCTCTGTTTCCCCCCCATTGTAGCAAGTGTCACTTTGCCAGCTCTTCCAATGAGATACCTAGTAAACGTTTCACACAGAATTACTTACAAAACAAGCCAGGATGCTATTCCAGTCTCCACTAGGAGTTGCAGCTGTAAACGTGTACTGTAAAATGAAGTCTCGGAGGCTTAGCTTGACCTCTGCTGAAGCCGGTTGCACTGGGAGCTGGGATCCTGGTCTCAGACACTGTAGAGTCAGCAATGAGAGTGTCATCTGAATTCTCTCCATCAACTTCTCCTAAATTGCATTCATGCTGGTTACTTCCTTTTATACAATGAAGTTTTGTGTCCCTATCATGTAATGTTTTGAAAGTCACTCAATGTCTGCACTGTGTGTGCACGTGTTGGttcaacaattttattttagAATGATGCATAAAGCCCTCAATTCACATTTTAATCATATATTTGGTTTTCCTGAAATTTATAGTAACCTGTGACACTGCATTTGTTTGCATGAAAATACCAGTGCAGTGTCATTTCATGGTCTATGTTTCCTCTATAAGCTTTGTTTCTACTCACATGTGATTGTTAAAGTCCATGTGTAATAAATAGAATTACAGAACTTAATTTATCTCTGGACTGTGGTTTGTTTCAACTTATCTAACAGATAAGTTAAATTTCTAGGTTACATTCTATTTGCATCAATTCTGCAATTTGTTCTTTAACAAAATGCTCATTTTAGTATAATTTTTCATGGCAGTTTTGTAACGATGTCCATCCAATCCAGGTGGGTTGTACTTCTATTTCACACTGTACCTTATGACCATGAAAATCTTTTACACCACAGCAATTATAAAACTGCACTGAGTACAGTGGTCTTGGGGTATACATTTGTGGAATATGAGCAAAAGAACATTAGAATGAAATTAGATGTGATGCTTGTGCATGGTCTACACGGTTGTATGATTAATATGTGTTGCTGGAGTATCCGTTTCCATAGTCGTGCTTATATATCTTCTTCTGGTGACCTTGGCTAGCATTTTTCTGAATGGCTTGCACAGGAAGATGTATATCAGAGGATCCAAGCAAATGTTTGCTGTTGCTATCCACAGCGTGCTTTCTTTAGCAATGAATAACTGGTTTTGCCTCTTGCAGTCAGCCACGCTGCCGGTCTGGCTGAGGGTGTAGGGCACTCTAGTGAAATGAAAGGGGGAAAAACATATGAAAAACACAGCTACAATAATGAATACTCGAAACGTGGTGCTTTTAGTCTTTTGGAAGTTCCTGCTTTTGGATTTTGTGTAGGATTCATACACTTTCTTGGCAATGACCGAGTAGACCAGAACCATGAGAATAAAAACGGTCCAGAAGATAAACTGGCAGATATAATTTACCGCTTCATGCCATTTCAAGCCCAGCTGATTCTTGAGAGAGGCACATTTCTTCACAGATGATGGTGTTGGAGTCTGATTTGATAAAATTATGTTTGGCAGGGAGAGGCTGAACATGAACAACCAGACGAGCATGGAGAGTATTTTCGCAAAGGAAACGTTTTGCAGCCACTTCTTCCCAAATGGTTTGACGATCTTAAGGCATCGATCCAAGCCAATAAGTCCAAGCAGTATTATACTAACATACATAGTCTCATAAAATATAACGGCTGAAAAGCGACATACAAAGGCTTTGAGTTGCCACGGTGCTAACCCTGCGTCGGTTAGAATCTTAAAAGGGAGCAAAAGAGTCATGATGAGATCGGCAACCAGAGTATTCTTTAAATAGACGATAAAAATGGATGTGCTGGGAATTCTGAAGAAAATCCAGACAGATAAACCGTTCAGCGAGATTCCAGCAAAGAACAGGCAGGTGTACAGCGCTGGAAATACTGTCCGTTGAACACTGATGTCTCTCTGGCagtttttggggaagggggatgatCCGTTGGAGATGTTGAAAATGTCTGAGCTCATTGTATGAAGGAAATAACTGAAAGATGACGGGGGGGGAAACTTATTACtgattttatatattgttttaaaGCATTTAGTCACAGAAATTAAATTTGCTAACGCTATTGGAAAAGTTTCTATACTTTTACAAAAATACACAGTTTGTCTCTGTTTCATTTAACAGTCGTCatgtcttttattttaaaaatctgttttgaaatgaGAATTAGTAAGAAAGCATGTACTCTTTTAGTGTGAATGTTAAGTTCATGACACTATTTTACAGGAAATCAACCAGAAGGATGTATAAGAACCTTGTCTACGGGATGCAAGATTAAGCTGAGCTGCAAATTGCAAATTGTAGCGCtgggtttgagtgtgtgtgtggacgGGTCACCGCTGGAAATGTTACCTGTAGTGGGGAGCAGTTTTCAAACCGCCTACCTTGCTGGAAAATTTCCATGCAATTTTTACCCACAGTATTTGTAACAATTGTCATAGGGAAAGTATCTGCGCGCTTTCACGCTGAAACTCGCTGCGGGTGTGGAATATGACAGGCACTGGCGCCTGGCTCTTTCTGCCATCCTCCCATGCATtttattctccccccccctcccgccccctcccAATGTGGCTAAAACAACATGTGGACTTTTAGCTGCACTGAGGGCAAACCGGTTTTACACGGGTAAAATGCTGGTCACCCCTGgaaatcactttgaaaaatgccctaaattgggaggggaagggagaaaaaaacCCTTTTAATCGTCTTTCCTAAAACAATGATTTAATTCAGTATATAGTAATTAAAGTTTACTGGCCCTATAAACATATAATACACTCTAATAAATGGCAGTGCTTTCCTGTTAAAGTATGTATGGCTTACAAATATTAAATACCTAGTTTGCATTTCTGCGCATACCTGGATGGTTGTCAAGATGAGACGTGGTCTTTACTGTTGTCTGCAGAGATGCTTCATCCTCGTTGCAATCTAGTGAGAGTAGCGAAACAGGATTTGTAAGTGTATTAGATGAAACTTGTTTTAATATACTTCCTTATTTGTTTCTCAGGAGGTTTGCATACCATGCTTTCCTCTTGCTTGCTTGACCTCTAGTTTCTGTACTCTAAAATCCCAGTGGTACGTGGTCAGCAGCTTTTTATGAAGAGGCAGAGGATCTCTTGCTTTGAGGCTTTCTGGTGATGAAAATGCTTTGAGAGTCTAAAATGAACCTTGAGAGTTCACTGTAGTTTAGTTTCACAAGCAGGCAATGGTGCACTTCTGCTTTTCTCAATCTTCTGatatataagaaatgttttatGTCTGTCTTCCTCTCTGCTCGTCAGTTTCCCAGCAGGGGTGGACAAATATTTAGATTTTAAATGCAGCAGGTAAAATTTTTAGGAACCGGGGAAAATAATTTATTTCCTTATAATTTAcctgttttctctttttgttaTCCTTTGgggtttttcttgttttgttttatttttaattttgtttctttactcttttattaaaaaaaaaaaaaaattgttcctttTTGCTGTTCTTTCCTCTCCCGTCCTTCCGGTCTCTTCTGCCCTCCCAATGCCTCTTGTGCTCGGtgcagggccagtggcaggaggCTGACCTGAGccacagcagcagtggctcctcGTGAGGGGGGGCTAGGATGTTTGGAAATGACCTGATTTTATCTCACCAGCTGCAGGTCGGCATCAGAACCACCCCTGCAATTCTACAATACAGTGTGTGTTTTGGAAGTTACTCTTTATTCTATAGACTTCAAGCTACACTTAAATCAAAGCCTAAAAAGTTCTACAAAACAGTAGCTTGGCCCCTGGGCTGGtgaaagcaaactttttttttttaagagtaaaGAAGTTTGAGAAGTAatggtcatgatatgaggctacaatggggtagacttaggagtaacatcagaaaatatttcttcacagaaagggtggatGGATGCTCCCAATGGAGGTGATAGAAGCAAAAACAAGAACAATTTAGGAAAGCACAAAACAAATACAGATCATCATGAAAAGCAATGAAGagaaaggaaagccagagatcaactgggcagactggatggtccttaactgctgtcatattctgtttttatgtttgtcTTATGGTGAAGAGTGACAATAAAAGTCATGTGTGTAAACCCCCACCAGTGAAGACAAACATCAGCTCCAAGTGTTGGGAATTTTGACAATTGAAAATTTGTAAGTGTACTTCAGTTGTGTGAGGTTGCCTTGAGTCTAgttccattctccccccccccccctcctcctatgtgtgcatgtataaacctctctctctcccatcacaTCAGATAAGTGGACATATCATAAGGTTGGCCATACCGGATCAGataaaaggtccatcaaacccaccgtcctgttccaacagtggccaatccaggtcacaagtatctggcaggatcccaaaaggttgacagCTTACATGCTGCTTATACCAGggaaaagcagtggatttccccaagtccaccttaataatagtttatggacttttcttccaggagtttgtctaaagcttttttaaacccagctgcactaacagctttcaccacatcctccgttaatgaatttcagagtttaattatgcaatgagtaaacaaatattttctcttatttgtcttaaatgtatcacctagtaacttcattgaatgtcccctagtcttgttgaaagagtaaacaattgattcacttttacccattccacttccttcattattttatagacctctatcttatttCCTCTCAGCCTTCTCATCTCCatactgaacagtcctaatctctttatcctttcctcataggggatttgttccatctcctttatcattttggtcacccttctctttaccttttctaattccgctatgtcttttttgagataggcacacaatactcaaggtgtggtcgcaccatagaaagatacagaggcattatgatatttctgttttgttcttttctttttcctaataGTTCCTAGCATTCTAATTGCTTTCTTGGACACTGCCACCCATTGAGCCGGaggatttaaaaatattatccACAATAACACTTAGTTCCTTTTCGTGGGTGCATTGGGTCTCTGGCAtctgggggccaatgcatgtgtgcctctgcaacaccccccccccccaatccttcttgtactaatgcttaaggtcacagaaaatcagtggcatctctagacaaaataattttttttggggggggggaagagccaaAATAACATTTCCTCTATCATACCCACTTCCCTAGCATGGcctcctgctttaaaactggctaaaaaattcttaataagaaagtccaaaaggtcttctgcataatttaaaaaagctggctagtttcgcccttctagtaaaactattaaaattatttgataacttaattcagctaattctatatggctaggagagtgaagtctggaatgtatacaggaagagaaagaaagtcaatataaatcctgcacctctagttctgtgcatccacagaaattcccccaacaatggagcttggatgtttcccttacagctcagcatacaaaaaaatattttcaaattttggtgtcacctcacagtaacagcagcacaaacatcttccactgccagacatgtTGTGAGCTAACataaaaccccgcaaaaaagacactcaaaatctatacaacaaacctatcataacataacagtagtaacaccaagtACTCAAACATCAAGAACCCTACCTGtaaaaaagcacaggtaaatattacactgggtcctagaataccaatacaccacctactgaggaaacaaaacaaacccgattgctatagatccctacacagccactacaaGTGTAGGGATAAATCAATTACTAATGAAAaaatagaatggttaaatgcctCCTTACATTTACATATCCCAGAAAGGAatttaagatctgctaataaaggctTATCTGTTCCATTGGTCAAATCTACCCATTTGACTGAAGTGAGAGAAAGAGTTATCTCGATTGCAGGCCCTAAACTGTGGCACTCTCTCCCTGCAGAGCTAAGATTGCAAAATGATTTCCAGATTTTCAAGAAGAATTTAAAGTCTTGGCTGTTCAAGGAAGCATATGAGATTTGACTATCGAAACTGGATTAAGGCTCACAGTTTACGCTGAAGCAGCGTTTCTTTTAgaagcttttttaaattttaattgtatttatatacAATACAACTATACAGTGTATAGTTGTTGGAtcttatttgttttgttgtttattttataaACAGTTATAATTTTGCAAACAGTCATAATTGAATAtagaatgacggtatagaaatgtaatatataaataagtacacactagcagaatttctcatcttggtcacacgcacagagcagagacagaccctcaccagatacagaataaaggatcacaaattacacaaaaactgacatggaaaccccatcaagccagactctgtgtgtaacaatggaaaagcagaaccactattcctcataaaacaaataaaatcaagaaacaaagcatcaattataatagtaaaactatactaataaaaaatatattttaaaactactgacaaatagaataacttctattaattaattaaaatcatattcttttttaatttctcaagcaccaataaaatatttcaaaatggcacacatcaaataacacccaataattaaaactaataaggattaaaaaaaaaaaaaaaaaaaaaagcccttgctgtagatagctgggaaatcttgatttccagtcaccctgagattgtctaGGGTTAGGGGAGGTGCACAAAgtttgtcctctctctctctctcacatacttacatgtctgttctctctcacacatacactgtcacatacacacacacttttatgcacacacacacacacacaacctctatctctctctctcttacacagacaCTGACACCCTCAGGCTCTGAGACCTTCTttctacccccacccccacacaagctcttactcccctggattctctcatacacacacatgctctcactggctcccacacatacacacccaagcAAGCtctcagtcattctcacacagacccccaggcaggcgtCCATTCAATCTCaccaccattccccccccccccctcaggcatgcacacattcattctcacacagacccctaggcaggcacctattcattctcacacatgcacacacactcacacgcacacccccaggcagactcccattcatacacacgcacacactgaaggcagacccctttctttcttttgccagcaaccatGGAGTGTCTTTTGTTCCTCTGCTCCTGCTGTCACTGCTACCGTGTGGCTATTGGGAAGCGCCGGtcactgctactggcactgaagccagtAGCAGTGATCGGCCAGTGcatcctctgtgcaggccccacagTATTAAAAATTTGCGGGGCTTCCAGTTCCTTCATGCAGATCTCATATgttgtgagatcagcatagagaacgAGCTACTCTTGCACGTTtccatatgccaatcactaaaaatgcaaaaattttgttttttacctttgctgtccgatcttagttttctaatctgttggtcacaggttgtttttccaccttccctttcttggtcttttgccaattccttttacagggcttttttttcttctgtttcttctctctctccacctgtcgTCTTCCCTTCTTCCCGCAAACACACACAGGttcgctgtctctctctcacagatacacacacactcaggctctcattctcacatggtgtctcacatatacacacagctctcactctcacatgctctctctcatacatatacatactgTGTTTCTTCATATGCTGTCTCACcaaaacacacaggctctctctctctcttgctgtctcactcacacacacacacacacactcacacacacactgtctctccgaacatacaggctctcactcccacacagtctttcaactctcacacatacacactctacagggcctcacctctgggcctcctcttcctaGGCCGCGCGATTTTGGTGCCCAATcttatttttgttgttattgCGCCTTGCAGAGCGAGAGAGACCCCTGGACTAATGCAGAAACTTACCGGTCGCTCCCGGACAGCACCGCCCGTTGGGCCTCTggtgtgacagcagaaaaggaacgCACACTCCTCGGTTAAAATGATACATCAACGATTTGCGGAAGAAAGTAAAAGTTTAAACTTCCACCGCTGCGGCAATCGCGCCAGTCCCCGCACCACTTCCACTGTCTACAAACCGCCAGTGTCTGAAGGGCTTCTGTGGCTTACGTCAACACATTTTGGTGCGATTTGGAATGAATGGCCATGCGATTTTGGTGCGATTTTGGCGTGCGATTTTGGAATGAATGGCCgtgctcatggcatgagcgccaaaatcgcacgggcattcattccggcgggggccgtacgttcatccaggcagagggaaccggaggCCGTTTCGCCGcccgctccctctgcctggatggatgcccgtgcgaaattgggaggaagggagaagggactgccgtagcaggcccgagccttgctactttttcgttttggtttttttttttgcttcgggaggaggggaccggacggggctgcaggagaccgggctggaccggagaccggacgggaccagggcagataagcaatgttttttacactacactaacgcctactagggggaggcggtaaactagcacgttaaggccgcggcaaaacagcgggttactgaggagatagtatcagcgcccgttacaatatcggaggggaatagctaattccttcattatacagctttttcattcatttacatgctgggtgcggaaagggttatgcgtctgttttaggaagcgctagggacgcgtgaaactggagactgtatcgctgaatcgccttactcgtctgtattgtgtgctcccagcacgttacagacggggaatctttaactgcacgttactgtatcgacctgtatatgttcagtaattttgttctttagaatagtttccaccatttttctggcactgtagtttcccagatcacccaaAGCCGGCgttactttgg
Coding sequences:
- the LOC115098925 gene encoding P2Y purinoceptor 13-like — protein: MSSDIFNISNGSSPFPKNCQRDISVQRTVFPALYTCLFFAGISLNGLSVWIFFRIPSTSIFIVYLKNTLVADLIMTLLLPFKILTDAGLAPWQLKAFVCRFSAVIFYETMYVSIILLGLIGLDRCLKIVKPFGKKWLQNVSFAKILSMLVWLFMFSLSLPNIILSNQTPTPSSVKKCASLKNQLGLKWHEAVNYICQFIFWTVFILMVLVYSVIAKKVYESYTKSKSRNFQKTKSTTFRVFIIVAVFFICFSPFHFTRVPYTLSQTGSVADCKRQNQLFIAKESTLWIATANICLDPLIYIFLCKPFRKMLAKVTRRRYISTTMETDTPATHINHTTV